One Cucumis melo cultivar AY chromosome 8, USDA_Cmelo_AY_1.0, whole genome shotgun sequence genomic window, ttgattaaagaaaagaaagaaaagaaaggacaaaaagaagaaaaagagaagaaaatttcattttctcttttcttcttcttcttctcttcccttcaccgccaagattttgaagacatccaagttccctttatttttttcttttttccttcttcaatttgcagagaacttctaagagagagtttggaagaagaagagaaattttacaagaatttttaggttgaagaagaggaggagaactcaagcaaagtgtattaatggctgaattttagttcattctgcacatcactggttttaaatttggtttgaactcttcaaaaggaattaagaggtgagatttacatttactgaaagttaactcatttttaaacaaactttatgaagaacgttggagcaaattcggatattcatttggtgctttttgatgaagaaaacaaggcagttggttttcactcgaaatcaggaggtctctggtttttcttgtatttcagagtgtattggtggagttagaatctctatttggtatggttggaatgcttattcaatttactacaactttagtgaagaaattgtaaaccaaaaacgactaaaaattggttaaattgtaggaacaagttaaagaggtcgtgtgcgcgcgattctggaagtggttctgttttgagggttatatgtgtttatgcacggggaatcagatttatatttcttcaggtaagttttagaggatctcaaaatgaagagtttgatagaaagaacactcattttggttaagtattgagaaagttatagtcctttgaagtttatgttagaaatctgaaaattttagagaattgttgaaataggattttatttcttaagctttgttttcatgagcgtcatctttggtgcgacatgttatgtatatctttaggaaaccagaatgtttagggttttaatactcggttgggttgttggcaggccgagaagaattaaaccgagcttatagaccaaggatctagcccaagactgtgagtgacaaaaccaactttgaaatattttccataactgttattatgattgaatgcgataaatgtttatttacgaagccatgaaaggtatttgaatttcatgactattttcaagtatacatttggagactagatttcttaaagaaatttatgctagcacgtagatattaaatgtttggaaagtatttaaaccacaatattttaagcaaagcatgaattagtatgaag contains:
- the LOC127150506 gene encoding uncharacterized protein LOC127150506, yielding MKKTRQLVFTRNQEVSGFSCISECIGGVRISIWNKLKRSCARDSGSGSVLRVICVYARGIRFIFLQVEIDFPVPDRLPSSAEASLSIASTCFELGIKSVVL